In Calothrix sp. PCC 7507, one DNA window encodes the following:
- a CDS encoding cell wall metabolism sensor histidine kinase WalK, which produces MFQATRRRLALWYTAVTAVLLLLFASGVYLYVRSTLIERIDDTLNHVVEVVERCLTTSRCASGLVIDPLNSDTDKLRINLEASFGDGETPTYGDRTEIVEDDHIDLEWFSPTGELLWSTLFEPLNIPIHTNRTGETVRVVKPESAKWQDSGLLLRQVTQRVEVGRQVLGYLRVSHPWFEVTKPSHQLIFDLALGTGLMVLSVATSGWFLSGKAMEPVDQSYQRLKQFTADASHELRSPITLIQTNIQVALADLELVETEATNSLNYRQQLKVMERLTQRLGRLVNDLLFLARQDSGMSKDEFLSCPLDALLIEVLEEQQLLATEKGIIFSLDLVDSCISETSPELLENWFTLMGNWDQLVRLFTNLIGNSLQYTPSGGRVNVEVTRLEGINRISGLRYSPAQLQVKVSDTGIGIPAAALPHLFDRFYRVDPARTHNSGKSARESTTGSGLGLAIAQAVVEYHHGLIQVESTLGKGTTFTVTLPITLES; this is translated from the coding sequence ATGTTTCAAGCTACCCGTCGCCGTCTTGCTCTGTGGTACACCGCTGTAACTGCCGTATTATTACTACTATTTGCTAGTGGTGTGTATTTATACGTAAGAAGTACACTAATTGAGCGGATTGATGATACCCTCAATCATGTAGTGGAGGTAGTAGAACGATGCCTAACAACAAGTCGCTGTGCATCTGGGCTTGTTATTGACCCGCTCAATAGCGATACGGATAAGTTACGCATTAATTTAGAAGCTAGTTTTGGCGATGGCGAAACGCCCACCTATGGCGATCGCACTGAAATTGTAGAAGATGACCACATTGACCTAGAATGGTTTAGCCCAACTGGTGAATTGCTTTGGTCAACCCTGTTTGAACCACTAAATATTCCTATTCATACCAACCGTACTGGTGAAACTGTGCGCGTAGTTAAACCAGAGAGTGCAAAATGGCAAGATTCAGGACTGTTATTGCGACAAGTAACGCAACGTGTGGAAGTAGGACGGCAAGTATTAGGATATTTGCGTGTCAGCCATCCTTGGTTTGAAGTTACTAAACCCAGCCATCAGTTGATTTTTGATTTGGCGTTGGGGACTGGATTAATGGTGCTGTCTGTAGCTACAAGTGGTTGGTTTCTTTCTGGTAAAGCAATGGAACCAGTCGATCAATCTTACCAACGCCTCAAACAATTTACCGCTGATGCTTCGCACGAACTTAGAAGTCCTATTACTTTGATTCAAACTAATATACAGGTTGCTCTGGCTGACTTGGAGTTAGTAGAGACAGAAGCTACTAATTCCTTAAACTATCGCCAACAGTTAAAGGTGATGGAACGACTAACTCAGCGTTTGGGTAGGTTGGTTAATGACTTACTGTTTTTAGCAAGACAGGATAGTGGGATGAGCAAAGATGAATTTTTGTCTTGTCCACTAGATGCATTGCTGATAGAAGTACTGGAAGAACAACAATTATTAGCTACAGAAAAAGGAATTATATTTTCTTTGGACTTAGTTGATTCTTGTATCTCAGAAACTAGCCCCGAATTACTAGAAAATTGGTTCACACTTATGGGTAATTGGGATCAGCTGGTGCGGCTATTCACAAATTTAATCGGCAATTCTTTACAATACACACCATCTGGTGGCAGGGTAAATGTGGAAGTAACCCGTCTAGAGGGAATCAATCGGATCTCTGGACTACGTTATAGTCCTGCACAGTTGCAAGTTAAGGTTAGTGATACTGGAATTGGTATTCCAGCGGCAGCATTACCTCACTTATTTGATCGCTTTTATCGAGTAGATCCAGCACGTACTCATAATAGTGGGAAGTCGGCTAGAGAAAGTACTACTGGTTCTGGATTGGGATTAGCGATCGCTCAAGCTGTTGTGGAATATCATCATGGTCTGATTCAAGTTGAAAGTACCCTTGGTAAAGGCACTACTTTTACTGTCACTTTACCAATAACACTCGAATCTTAA
- a CDS encoding tetratricopeptide repeat protein, whose translation MKQRHKFLEHLTLDLNPTLQSKRCGLDFLTLAARQSSKFQFFTFYILFFTFCLSPISVGAVDITQQLHRPLNSSVLRESRDDADSLLRIAQDQYASGYAEKTVESCLRALDTYHAVGDLKAQGITYDLLAKAYVGLSRFKEAEDAFRRRLAIARDTQDFQSQIFALNNISTLLLQQGESKPAGNTVEEALTIARNVQNIEGEGLSLSNLGLVAARSGDYNKAIKLYESALYFRRQTGNAIAEANTLNNLGDAYLGAANYQDTIGAYGAALRIAKTKSDRTNYLRAIDGLVTAHSAVGRYERAFDLLEQRLAIAKESQNLREELKSFESYAQLYEQMGNYPTASNFYERAILLARTLKDDKRELLLVDRLTKMLKR comes from the coding sequence ATGAAACAACGGCATAAATTCCTAGAGCATCTCACTTTGGATTTAAATCCAACCCTCCAATCAAAACGCTGCGGGTTGGATTTTTTAACTCTTGCTGCACGCCAGAGTAGTAAATTTCAGTTTTTTACCTTTTACATTTTATTTTTTACTTTTTGCCTGAGTCCTATATCTGTTGGTGCTGTTGACATTACACAGCAACTACATCGTCCTTTGAATAGTTCGGTATTGCGAGAATCAAGAGACGATGCAGATAGCTTACTGCGGATCGCCCAAGATCAATATGCTTCAGGATATGCCGAGAAAACAGTTGAGTCTTGCTTGCGGGCGCTGGATACTTATCATGCTGTGGGCGACTTGAAAGCCCAAGGTATAACTTATGATTTACTGGCTAAAGCCTATGTGGGGCTGAGTCGTTTCAAAGAAGCAGAAGATGCTTTCCGTCGGCGGTTAGCGATCGCCCGTGATACTCAAGACTTCCAATCTCAGATTTTTGCCCTGAACAATATCAGTACCTTACTGCTGCAACAAGGAGAATCCAAACCAGCCGGGAACACAGTTGAGGAAGCACTGACAATTGCTCGGAATGTCCAAAATATCGAAGGTGAAGGGCTGTCTTTGAGTAATTTGGGTTTAGTCGCTGCCAGGTCAGGAGATTACAACAAGGCAATTAAACTGTATGAAAGTGCCTTATATTTCCGTCGTCAAACTGGCAATGCGATCGCTGAGGCTAATACCCTGAATAATTTGGGTGATGCTTACCTAGGAGCAGCAAATTATCAAGATACCATTGGCGCTTATGGTGCAGCCCTGCGAATAGCTAAAACCAAGAGCGATCGCACTAACTATTTACGCGCCATTGACGGCTTAGTAACAGCTCACAGTGCCGTGGGACGTTATGAACGTGCCTTTGACTTATTAGAGCAGCGTTTAGCGATCGCTAAAGAATCACAAAATCTCCGAGAAGAACTTAAATCTTTTGAGTCTTATGCTCAGTTATACGAGCAAATGGGTAATTACCCAACTGCCAGCAACTTTTACGAAAGGGCTATCCTACTAGCACGGACACTAAAAGACGACAAGCGGGAACTGCTACTAGTTGATCGCCTGACTAAAATGCTCAAGCGATAA
- a CDS encoding CHAT domain-containing protein has protein sequence MGKGFGSGKVKNAKQSHEDCNNFLLKITWECANTQGNTQVIYPLLQANLDKLDDNFANLLYQWAFPRLYQVEPGKAQILAAAIVVFSKLIQDFPLGSKANNLEIAIAGYEVVTTVFTRDAFPEEWAQIQNNMGIAFLYRIRGNRLENLETALCCFEAALQVRNYSALPERWAETKTNQGIAFFHRIRQDRAANIEKAIRNYEDALQIYTRDHFPEEWATIQHNLGIALNKRIHGNQAENQEQAIAAFVNALQVRIPFTKQWADTQNCLGLVYWKRIQGDKAENIELAITAYQQALQVHTRPVYPERWADLQEHQGLAYCERIHGNKPDNLDCAIASFNNALQVFTQFEYPYKWAITHSDMGVPYFHQGLIDEAIICFQLALTIHTHTADPFECYKSACNLGNVTFIARRWTQAIEGYRLAIEAVETSRTWAHSESRRQEILEESVGIYQNMVQACINAGQIEKAFEYSERSRSKRLVDLMASYNLSQGEDIPPKVQELLQQYEELQQQIDQERQSHKSENNRNETRAAWEAYNEAIASLETQKQQVWENLRREDPVLAGEIQVNPLSLSEIQKLIDQPNTAILSFYTTNSDTHIFVVQQNKITLHTCIGQGLDTLQGWINQNWLLPYMNDSQKWETQINSILRELAERLQISQLISEHLQGIEEIIVVPHLLLHQIPFAALPTGEYQEYLGDKFLIRYTPSCQILEFCQQRDNVGTFNEISLQYGTVEDAEDNLPCARFEGDKLAQMYNIPPENRLIGSIQATAKNYRQLAQKVQVLHSCHHAQSRLDNPLESQLKLAGGSITLGQLMTPSWRLPQLLEVFLSCCETNLGTPSLTDDILTLSTGFLCAGARSVVSSLWAVDDLATAVFSIFYYQLRQQGKSRPEAMRQAQIKLRTLRKEDFKEMFRDAETREKSLIRMRKQYNPGSVEYLEWEREYKMYAGINRKIKEMENSTEELPFLHPRYWAAFICQGLR, from the coding sequence ATGGGAAAAGGATTCGGTAGTGGAAAAGTTAAAAATGCTAAACAAAGCCATGAAGACTGTAACAATTTTCTGTTAAAGATAACATGGGAATGTGCAAATACCCAAGGCAATACACAAGTTATATATCCACTTCTGCAAGCAAATTTGGACAAATTAGATGACAATTTTGCCAACTTGCTATATCAGTGGGCATTTCCGAGATTATATCAAGTAGAGCCAGGTAAAGCGCAAATCTTGGCAGCTGCTATTGTTGTTTTTAGTAAGCTGATCCAGGATTTTCCACTTGGTAGCAAAGCTAACAACTTAGAGATTGCAATTGCAGGCTACGAGGTAGTTACTACAGTCTTTACCCGTGATGCTTTCCCAGAAGAGTGGGCACAAATCCAAAACAATATGGGTATAGCCTTCTTATATCGGATTCGTGGGAATAGATTGGAAAATCTCGAAACAGCCTTGTGTTGTTTTGAAGCAGCATTGCAAGTCCGTAACTATTCTGCACTCCCTGAAAGATGGGCAGAAACTAAAACTAATCAAGGCATTGCATTCTTTCATCGGATAAGGCAGGATCGGGCAGCAAATATTGAGAAAGCAATCAGGAATTACGAAGATGCTTTGCAAATCTATACTCGTGATCATTTTCCCGAAGAATGGGCAACAATTCAACATAATCTGGGCATTGCCTTAAATAAAAGGATACACGGCAACCAAGCTGAAAATCAGGAGCAAGCAATTGCTGCTTTCGTAAATGCTTTGCAAGTTCGTATCCCCTTCACAAAACAATGGGCGGATACTCAAAATTGCTTGGGGCTGGTCTACTGGAAGCGAATTCAGGGTGATAAGGCTGAGAACATAGAGTTAGCAATCACCGCATATCAACAGGCGCTACAAGTTCATACTCGTCCTGTATATCCTGAGCGATGGGCTGATCTCCAAGAACATCAGGGACTTGCTTACTGTGAGAGAATACATGGCAATAAGCCTGATAACTTGGATTGTGCGATTGCTTCCTTCAACAATGCGCTGCAAGTCTTTACTCAGTTTGAGTATCCATATAAATGGGCAATAACCCACAGCGATATGGGCGTTCCTTACTTTCACCAAGGACTGATTGATGAAGCAATCATCTGTTTTCAGTTAGCACTCACAATCCACACACATACAGCAGATCCTTTTGAATGTTATAAATCAGCGTGTAACTTGGGTAATGTGACTTTCATTGCTCGTCGATGGACACAAGCTATTGAAGGATATCGCCTAGCCATTGAAGCCGTAGAAACCAGCCGCACTTGGGCGCATTCTGAATCACGTCGCCAAGAGATTTTAGAAGAATCCGTAGGCATTTACCAAAATATGGTGCAAGCCTGCATCAATGCTGGACAAATAGAAAAAGCCTTTGAATATTCAGAGCGATCGCGTTCCAAACGCCTGGTAGACTTAATGGCAAGCTACAACCTCTCTCAAGGCGAAGACATCCCCCCAAAAGTTCAAGAATTATTGCAGCAATATGAAGAACTGCAACAACAAATTGACCAAGAACGCCAAAGTCATAAATCTGAAAATAATCGTAATGAAACACGCGCTGCTTGGGAAGCTTATAATGAAGCGATCGCATCTTTAGAAACCCAAAAACAACAAGTTTGGGAAAATCTCAGACGCGAAGATCCCGTATTAGCTGGCGAAATTCAAGTTAACCCCCTCAGCTTATCAGAAATTCAAAAGCTAATTGACCAGCCTAATACAGCTATTCTCAGTTTCTACACTACCAATAGCGACACCCATATTTTTGTCGTGCAGCAAAACAAAATTACTCTCCACACCTGCATAGGACAAGGATTAGATACATTACAAGGCTGGATTAACCAAAATTGGTTATTGCCTTATATGAATGACTCCCAAAAATGGGAAACTCAAATTAACAGTATTCTCCGCGAACTAGCTGAACGTCTTCAAATATCTCAACTCATATCTGAACATCTTCAAGGAATAGAGGAAATAATTGTAGTCCCTCATCTGTTATTACATCAAATTCCCTTCGCTGCTTTACCTACAGGAGAATATCAGGAATATTTAGGAGATAAATTTCTGATTCGTTATACCCCAAGTTGCCAAATTTTAGAATTTTGTCAACAACGCGATAATGTAGGGACATTTAATGAAATATCTTTACAATATGGAACTGTGGAAGATGCCGAGGATAACCTTCCCTGTGCCAGATTTGAAGGCGACAAACTCGCCCAAATGTATAATATTCCGCCAGAAAATAGATTAATTGGCAGCATTCAAGCCACTGCTAAAAACTATCGACAATTAGCACAAAAAGTTCAAGTACTTCATTCCTGCCACCATGCCCAATCTCGCCTCGATAATCCTTTAGAATCACAGTTAAAATTAGCTGGTGGTAGTATCACCTTGGGGCAATTGATGACACCAAGCTGGCGTTTACCTCAACTTCTAGAAGTGTTTCTCTCTTGCTGCGAAACTAATTTGGGTACTCCTTCCCTAACAGATGATATTCTGACTCTCTCTACAGGTTTTTTGTGTGCTGGTGCAAGAAGTGTTGTTAGTAGCCTTTGGGCGGTAGATGATTTAGCAACAGCAGTGTTTTCCATCTTTTACTACCAACTCCGACAACAAGGTAAAAGCCGTCCCGAAGCTATGCGCCAAGCCCAAATCAAACTACGCACCTTGAGAAAAGAAGATTTCAAAGAAATGTTTCGAGATGCAGAAACAAGGGAAAAATCACTGATAAGAATGAGAAAACAATATAACCCTGGTTCAGTGGAGTATTTAGAATGGGAGCGTGAATATAAGATGTATGCCGGAATTAATAGAAAAATTAAAGAAATGGAAAACTCCACGGAAGAGTTGCCATTTTTACATCCTCGCTACTGGGCTGCTTTTATCTGCCAAGGGTTACGGTGA